From the genome of Candidatus Angelobacter sp.:
CTGCCGCTTTGCGACGAAATCATCGTCAATGTGCCCCGCTCCACTGACAGCACCCTGAAAATGGTCAAGGCCCTCGGCGATCCCAAAATTCGGATCATCGAAACCGAGTGGGACGAGAAGCTTCGGAAGGATGGCCTCGCGTTGTCGCACCACACGAACCTCGCGCTCAAGGAATGCGCCGGAGACTGGTGTGTTTATATGCAAGGCGACGAGGTATTGCACGAGGACTCCGTGCCCACCATGCGCGCAGCGATGGAACAGGAGTTGAACAGTTCGGCCGTGCAAGGATTGCTGGTGGATTACACGCATTTCTACGGCAGTTACCAGACGTATGTGTATTCGTTGGGCTGGTATTACCAGGAAGTGCGCGTCGTGCGGCGCGATCCGAATATCCGTTCTTGTGGTGACGCGCAGGGTTTTCGGACCGTGGACGGCCAAAAACTTCACGTCAAAAAGTCGGGCGGCCGTTACTTTCATTATGGTCACGCGCTCAAGCCTGATCTGGCTGAACGCAAGCTGCGCAACCTGTCGGGTCTCTACCACGACGATGTGGGAGTGAAAGAAGAAGTCGGCCGCCGTCCACCCCGATTTTACGACGATGATCAGAAGGTGAAACCATTCACCGGCGCCCACCCCGCGGTGATGCGGGACACCGTCGCCGCGGCGGACTGGACCTACACTTCACGCAATCCGTTGATTCGATTTCGTCGCGATTACTTTTGGGAAGACGTCGCGCTGCTGATCAAACGTTGCACCGGCTTGACCCTCGGTGTGCATCGGAATTACCGCTTTGTGAAAGATTGATCAACAAAGGAACATGCTCTCCTGCGTGCTGGGCGAATCGAGTCGCGTTTGTAGAGCGCTTTTCGCGATCATGAGCGTCGCCATAATCATTCCAGTCTTCAACCAACTGTCTTACACGCGGAAATGCTTGGAGAGTCTTCGTGCGACCGGATACGATCAAAATAGTACTATCGTCATCGACAACGGTTCGACGGATGGCACGGCAGATTACCTTTTAACATATCCGTCGCTGAAAACGATTCACAACTCGACGAATCGCGGCTGTGCCGGCGCTTGGAACCAAGGTGTAAAGGCCAACCGCATGGAGTGGAATGTGGTGCTCAATAATGATGTGGTGCTGACGAAGGGTTGGCTGGAAGGCTTGGTCCGTGCGGCGGAACTGAAAGGGCTGAACATCGTCAGCCCGGCCATCTGCGATGGTGACTTGAATTATGACTTACCAGCTTATGCTGGCGACTTTGTATCCAAGATGGCTAGCGTCATGCGCTCCGGTGTCGTCAACGGTGTATGTTTCATGGTTCAGAGGCGCGTTTTCGAGCGCGTCGGTTATTTTGACGAGAATTTTAGAGTGGGTGGGTTCGAGGACGCCGACTTTTTTGTGCGTGCGAAACACGCCGGCTTCAAACTGGGAACGACGGGGCGGTCTTATATCCATCACTTTGGATCGGCGACACAGAAGGCTATCAAGGCGACCACCAACGATTACGGCCCGGAACACCGCGCTTATTTCCGCAATAAGTGGGGGCTGAATTGGCCGAAGCGTCGGTGGATACGCTTTCGACAGCAGCTGATTCTGGTGTGGTGGGCGGCGAACGAACGCAGACGATTCGGTCATTCCCTAAACGAAAAGCGAACTTCGAGCGGTGTTCGTTACGAATGACGTCCCTTGTGATTTCATAAAGGATCAAAATCATGTTAAAAGCGATCGAAACCACGGCGAAGAACTTCCTTCGTTCTCGACTTGTTCCCCAAGCTATCCGGGCATTCCGAAGTGCTGAATGCACGATCCGCTCGGTAGAGGACGCCGTCGCGCTGACGTTTGATTTTCGCTATTGTGGGATTAAGATACGCCCTTCACAAATTCCTGCTGAGATCCTTCAATTGTTGAGACTACTTAGGGCGAATCCTCCACGGGCTTTGTTAGAGATCGGAACACACAAAGGGGGAAGCTTCTTTCTTTTTTCCTATACCGCAGCTGAAGACGCCTTGCTGATCAGTCTTGATCTGCCACACGGCAAATATGGCGGCGGCTATGCGGCGTGGCAGGGATGTTTGTATCGTTCCTTTGCACGCAATCAACAGCGAATCGAACTCGTCCAGGCCGATTCACACGACCCAAGCACGCTGCAATTGATCAGGCAATTGCTGGGCGAAAAACAATTGGATTTCCTAATGATCGATGGTGATCACAACTACGAAGGTGTCAAAGCCGATTTTCTTGCTTACATGCCGCTGGTTCGGACTGGTGGAATTATCGCATTTCATGATATTGTTCCCGGGCGGGAAGGATTCGTTGGAGGTGTCCCACGATTCTGGAAGGAAATCAAAAAAGACCGGCAAGTCGATGAGTTCGTTGCCAGTTGGCAGCAAGGAGGCTACGGAATTGGTGTTTTGTACAAGTGAGGTTCTCCCGTGCCTGACAAATTCATATGGACAGAATTTCTCCGTTTTTTGAGCCGAGCGTAGTTGCGCGCCTCAACGTTCGCCAGATGATTGAAGGCGAGGTTGGCCTGCAGAAGTTTGAACAAAAACGGCTGCGGTTCGTAGGCGATGATGGGTAGCGACGAAACCGAGCGCAGCAAAAGCGTGTAAAGCCCGATGTTGGCGCCAACATCCAGAAGGCAGCCGGAGGTCTGTTGCCGGGCCAGGGG
Proteins encoded in this window:
- a CDS encoding glycosyltransferase family 2 protein; translation: MSVAIIIPVFNQLSYTRKCLESLRATGYDQNSTIVIDNGSTDGTADYLLTYPSLKTIHNSTNRGCAGAWNQGVKANRMEWNVVLNNDVVLTKGWLEGLVRAAELKGLNIVSPAICDGDLNYDLPAYAGDFVSKMASVMRSGVVNGVCFMVQRRVFERVGYFDENFRVGGFEDADFFVRAKHAGFKLGTTGRSYIHHFGSATQKAIKATTNDYGPEHRAYFRNKWGLNWPKRRWIRFRQQLILVWWAANERRRFGHSLNEKRTSSGVRYE
- a CDS encoding glycosyltransferase, which translates into the protein MKVSGFTFIRNGVDLGYPFVPSIRSLLPLCDEIIVNVPRSTDSTLKMVKALGDPKIRIIETEWDEKLRKDGLALSHHTNLALKECAGDWCVYMQGDEVLHEDSVPTMRAAMEQELNSSAVQGLLVDYTHFYGSYQTYVYSLGWYYQEVRVVRRDPNIRSCGDAQGFRTVDGQKLHVKKSGGRYFHYGHALKPDLAERKLRNLSGLYHDDVGVKEEVGRRPPRFYDDDQKVKPFTGAHPAVMRDTVAAADWTYTSRNPLIRFRRDYFWEDVALLIKRCTGLTLGVHRNYRFVKD
- a CDS encoding FkbM family methyltransferase, with product MSGAAYSQAWNQARIIRGERLLRGLHGFLPLGRKYHPLLSAMNGRRGLLAIPFNQCQLIQPASWAKQITNQLLNGVDVVPEFRLLAPLARQQTSGCLLDVGANIGLYTLLLRSVSSLPIIAYEPQPFLFKLLQANLAFNHLANVEARNYARLKKRRNSVHMNLSGTGEPHLYKTPIP
- a CDS encoding class I SAM-dependent methyltransferase; the encoded protein is MLKAIETTAKNFLRSRLVPQAIRAFRSAECTIRSVEDAVALTFDFRYCGIKIRPSQIPAEILQLLRLLRANPPRALLEIGTHKGGSFFLFSYTAAEDALLISLDLPHGKYGGGYAAWQGCLYRSFARNQQRIELVQADSHDPSTLQLIRQLLGEKQLDFLMIDGDHNYEGVKADFLAYMPLVRTGGIIAFHDIVPGREGFVGGVPRFWKEIKKDRQVDEFVASWQQGGYGIGVLYK